In one Diprion similis isolate iyDipSimi1 chromosome 6, iyDipSimi1.1, whole genome shotgun sequence genomic region, the following are encoded:
- the LOC124406848 gene encoding golgin-84: MAWLSGLAGKAENLLNKIDQNTAAVLSKEKQESEPHSLLTEVTWVPPDSGIPTKPMITSSSTSPLRSTVPHVRSTPNLRTLTPSKSKVARDEELITFLNTPTTTPTKILSIDHVTAPATPLSICVEPPTDNTDSISEVSIRSGQISPVISHASIDVPENNLVDTKNNHLDLETQNIILKNEIEALNYELNLVTHRAHSSESECNELRHSLGILQQDFERQFNSQELKNETLIKFSKDSDLRKDLKSAQKNLEEKDELLDKQQTDHQKEIHLLEEKLICSENERAEITKQLTESQSVLERIRLELSSTRSELEQHRARALKTLQEKEKLIAELRGNAITGLDDATLMELDQIRQEREALREENQQLCDQLRIAREELINADTKLEQSRQDTAIAAVQAQETLALERNRRLAIEEDSRHHSEELRTLQEEISRQRSALASKLQKQETEISRLKSQLSAASTPSSEVESRLSALTQTLVLKQQALESLTTERNALRLQLEKIEHQHRDVIGNLRKNIPYDNINDTDDAKAQVPSFLLETPFDTGVARRVKRAYSSLDAVSVRTGVFLRRYPLARILVLVYMVLLHFWVLVVLFSHSPEAH; encoded by the exons ATGGCCTGGCTCTCAGGACTTGCAGGAAAAGCGGAAAATCTCCTTAACAAAATCGATCAGAATACTGCAGCAGTGTTGAGCAAGGAGAAACAAGAATCAGAACCTCACTCCCTGTTGACGGAGGTGACGTGGGTTCCCCCTGATTC CGGTATACCGACCAAACCGATGATCACGTCTTCTTCAACCTCTCCTCTACGCTCAACTGTTCCTCATGTACGTTCAACACCAAATCTGAGGACTTTAACACCCTCAAAATCTAAAGTTGCTCGAGATGAAGAGCTGATCACGTTTCTAAATACGCCCACTACAACGCCAACCAAAATTCTGAGCATCGACCATGTTACGGCTCCAGCAACGCCTCTGTCAATCTGTGTCGAACCGCCAACTGACAACACCGATTCGATATCCGAAGTATCAATAAGGAGTGGTCAGATCAGCCCGGTCATTTCCCATGCCTCTATTGATGTGCCTGAAAACAATTTAGtcgatacaaaaaataatcatctcGATCTGGAAActcaaaatataattttaaaaaatgaaattgaggCCTTAAACTATGAGCTAAATCTCGTCACGCACAGGGCTCATTCTTCTGAAAGTG AGTGCAACGAGTTACGTCACAGCTTAGGAATTCTTCAACAAGATTTCGAGCGCCAGTTTAACAGCCAAGAGTTGAAGAATGAGACTCTCATTAAATTTTCCAAAGATTCAGATTTGCGAAAGGATTTAAAATCTGCGCAGAAAAATTTGGAGGAAAAAGATGAGCTGCTCGACAAACAGCAAACGGATCATCAGAAAGAAATTCAtttgttggaagaaaaattgatttgctCAGAGAATGAACGGGCGGAGATTACTAAACAATTGACCGAATCTCAATCGGTGTTGGAGAGAATTAGATTAGAGTTGTCTTCAACTAGATCGGAGCTGGAACAGCACAGAGCTAGAGCACTAAAGACACTacaggaaaaagagaaactgATTGCAGAGCTCAGAGGAAATGCTATCACTGGATTAGATGATGCGACTCTCATGGAATTGGACCAAATTAG GCAAGAGCGTGAAGCTTTGAGGGAAGAAAACCAACAGTTGTGTGACCAGCTACGAATAGCACGGGAAGAATTAATAAATGCAGACACTAAATTGGAGCAAAGTAGGCAAGACACTGCCATCGCAGCGGTACAAGCTCAGGAGACACTTGCATTAGAAAGAAATCGACGTCTGGCTATCGAAGAGGATTCACGGCATCATTCCGAG gaaCTCAGGACCCTCCAGGAGGAAATATCTCGTCAACGCAGTGCTCTAGCTTCGAAGTTACAAAAGCAAGAGACAGAAATTTCGAGGCTTAAGTCGCAGCTCTCAGCTGCTTCGACACCCAGCAGTGAAGTTGAATCAAGATTATCCGCACTGACGCAAACCCTTGTGCTTAAGCAACAAGCGTTAGAGAGCTTGACCACGGAAAGAAACGCCCTGCGATtgcagcttgaaaaaattgag CACCAGCACAGAGATGTCATTGGAAATCTGAGGAAAAATATACCTTATGACAACATTAATGACACGGATGATGCCAAAGCACAAGTACCATCATTTTTGCTAGAGACGCCTTTCGATACTGGCGTTGCCAGGCGTGTAAAAAGAGCTTATTCATCTCTGGACGCCGTTAGCGTTCGTACGGGAGTATTTTTGAGACGTTATCCACTCGCAAGGATTCTGGTGCTCGTTTATATG GTACTTCTTCACTTCTGGGTCCTTGTTGTCCTATTTTCACATTCCCCAGAAGCACATTGA